In the genome of Raphanus sativus cultivar WK10039 chromosome 4, ASM80110v3, whole genome shotgun sequence, one region contains:
- the LOC108849216 gene encoding probable mediator of RNA polymerase II transcription subunit 15c, giving the protein MEGNSNWKPNQQGGDTLATNNANDWRSQLEPDLRKKVIVAIVEKLKTYYPTRHPNELKNTALSFEVKIYGAATDKDDYMRKIKGNIMSFDRKFRTLQSSNVQSGSSVNGTNPPDPAAQALNQGQTVSTSLTYTQTPTSQQWLPQTNTQNLNIPMGEGVHSNLLPGSQRQIQGREQQQQQPQQKPQSSNYFQNQMDQQLLKENMHHGNSRPLYMQPPIQHQLPHQTSLSSIQQSFPQPPVLSSPSSGQQNSQLLSRHNQFPAQRVHSSHHQQQMSVPSQEQKRQEREQLISHLMNDQDTQQNQLTSLQNNGEQQQAAFRVSSSQQYNNIASFQERPLQNNNIQQRLYSHSNNASALPSQQQQYNFHGSSSLGPQGQEVGQSQPMIQQQYQPQHHMQQQQQQPQNRILQQPLDDTQRFQASSSLLQTQQNQPYQLQRTSPANPSTSQDSIGNTVNASGGGDWQEETYQKIKALKEKYILDLSTLYQRLSNKLREIDALPQQKIQHGPIEKVRAGKAILKQVLMFLNVPRSGITEIHRDRFSLYEEQLLKFVKPNQRLLQHQQQQVHLPPSQTHQTPLQSQSGLTTSQSHTAMPHSLQTRPKMEPKEETNIMISSGHAVLSSLKQNPASNPQPSTFQQKQFHHHLPMQRHQQQPQTNHQQQLQVPKNEMMRQEVNTKAGLLQQHISPNQRHLAKPMASLNYSSPHQLAEQQILPTTFNKTGTSSQSDGSPFVAPSSMTFFAPSPNLGDPENPISVESPASHEHFTLPPETKAERPIDRLIKAFQLSSPESLAQSISEMSSVISLTDRLAGSVQSIGGYRARVAEDLSGRTRLRMQQGKTNPTNKRFKRSITTQPIDITSETESYKQFSSLESEVDSTASSGSKVVNKIEPGLALLQEITEVNGRLVETVVSVCNEDVGPCEVTTGTIVTCSYAPVALCDTFQALYKSGDVSQIQPLRLLVPEKYPHSPILIENIPFDASVNKPEDLSARTRSRFGLSMKEFSEPMSLTEIAQAWDACARATMAEYAERHGGGTFSSKYGHWEPVLRA; this is encoded by the exons ATGGAGGGAAATTCTAACTGGAAGCCTAACCAACAAGGCGGAGACACGCTTGCGACTAACAATGCTAATGATTGGAGATCACAGCTTGAGCCTGATTTGAGGAAGAAAGTTATTGTAGCAAT AGTGGAAAAGCTGAAGACATATTATCCTACACGCCACCCAAATGAACTTAAAAATACTGCTTTATCATTTGAGGTAAAGATCTATGGCGCGGCTACAGATAAG GATGATTACATGCGGAAAATTAAGGGAAACATAATGAGTTTCGACAGAAAATTCAGAACCTTGCAATCTAGTAATGTGCAGTCTGGTTCTTCAGTCAATGGAACTAATCCTCCTGATCCAG CAGCTCAAGCTCTGAATCAAGGTCAAACAGTTTCCACCTCGTTGACATATACACAAACTCCAACAAGCCAACAATGGTTACCTCAAACCAACACTCAGAACCTAAACATTCCAATGGGTGAAGGAGTTCATTCAAATCTTCTTCCCGGTTCTCAAAGACAGATTCAGGGAAGGGAACAGCAACAGCAACAGCCTCAGCAGAAGCCACAGAGTTCCAACTACTTCCAGAATCAAATGGATCAACAGCTTTTGAAAGAGAACATGCATCATGGAAACTCACGTCCTCTATACATGCAGCCACCTATCCAGCATCAATTGCCTCATCAGACATCATTGTCTAGTATTCAGCAGTCCTTTCCTCAACCTCCCGTTCTTTCTAGTCCATCATCAGGCCAACAAAACTCTCAGTTGTTGTCAAGACATAATCAGTTTCCGGCACAGCGGGTCCATTCTAGTCATCATCAACAGCAGATGTCAGTGCCGTCTCAGGAACAGAAACGGCAAGAACGCGAGCAACTCATCAGCCACCTGATGAATGATCAAGACACGCAGCAGAATCAGCTAACATCTCTACAAAACAATGGAGAGCAGCAACAAGCAGCTTTTAGAGTATCTTCATCCCAGCAGTACAACAATATTGCTAGCTTTCAAGAACGGCCACTTCAGAATAATAACATCCAACAACGCCTTTACTCTCACAGTAACAATGCTTCAGCCTTACCCTCACAACAGCAGCAATATAATTTTCATGGATCAAGTTCTTTGGGTCCTCAAGGCCAAGAAGTGGGACAATCTCAGCCAATGATACAACAACAATACCAACCGCAACACCAcatgcagcagcagcagcagcagcctcaAAACAGAATCCTACAGCAACCATTGGATGATACACAAAGGTTTCAAGCATCAAGCTCTTTGCTCCAAACCCAACAGAATCAGCCATATCAATTACAGAGAACCTCTCCAGCAAATCCATCTA CATCTCAAGATTCTATAGGCAATACGGTAAATGCTAGTGGTGGTGGTGACTGGCAGGAGGAAACCTATCAAAAG ATAAAAGCCCTCAAGGAGAAGTATATACTTGATCTTAGTACATTGTACCAAAGGTTATCTAATAAATTGCGAGAG ATTGATGCTCTTCCTCAACAAAAGATCCAACATGGCCCTATTGAAAAAGTAAGGGCGGGCAAAGCAATACTGAAACAAGTTCTTATGTTCTTAAATGTCCCTAGGAGCGGTATAACAGAGATTCACAGAGATAGGTTTAGTCTGTATGAGGAACAGTTATTGAAGTTCGTCAAGCCTAACCAGAGGCTATTGCAGCATCAGCAGCAACAAGTGCATCTCCCTCCTTCTCAGACACATCAAACACCATTACAATCCCAAAGTGGCCTTACCACCTCACAATCACATACAGCAATGCCTCATTCGTTGCAGACAAGACCTAAGATGGAACCAAAAGAGGAGACCAACATTATGATCTCCTCAGGACATGCCGTGTTATCTTCTCTTAAACAGAATCCTGCTAGTAATCCCCAGCCTAGTACGTTTCAGCAGAAACagtttcatcatcatcttcctatGCAGAGGCATCAGCAACAACCACAAACGAACCATCAGCAGCAGCTTCAAGTGCCTAAAAATGAGATGATGAGGCAAGAGGTCAACACCAAAGCTGGTTTGCTTCAGCAACATATCTCACCGAATCAGCGCCACCTTGCAAAGCCAATGGCTTCTCTGAACTACTCTTCTCCTCATCAGTTGGCAGAGCAGCAGATTCTTCCCACAACATTCAACAAAACTGGAACCTCATCACAGTCTGATGGCTCTCCTTTTGTTGCACCTTCTTCTATGACTTTCTTTGCTCCATCTCCAAATCTTGGTGATCCTGAAAATCCTATATCCGTTGAGTCACCTGCCTCACATGAGCATTTTACTCTTCCTCCTGAGACAAAGGCAGAGCGGCCTATTGATCGTCTGATAAAAGCT TTTCAATTATCATCACCGGAATCCTTGGCACAGTCGATTAGTGAGATGAGCTCTGTCATCAGTTTAACTGACAGGCTTGCTGGTTCTGTCCAGTCCATTGGAGGATATAGAGCTCGTGTAGCTGAGGATTTGAGTGGGAGGACAAGGTTGCGTATGCAACAAGGAAAAACCAATCctactaataagagattcaagCGCTCAATCACCACTCAGCCTATAGATATCACATCAGAAACTGAAAGCTACAAACAGTTCAGTAGCCTTGAATCTGAAGTTGATTCCACTGCATCATCTGGCTCCAAAGTTGTTAACAAGATTGAG CCTGGCTTGGCCCTCTTGCAAGAGATCACTGAAGTAAATGGGAGACTTGTGGAGACAGTGGTAAGCGTATGCAATGAAGATGTTGGTCCATGTGAAGTTACTACAGGAACAATAGTCACATGTTCTTATGCCCCTGTGGCTCTCTGTGACACATTCCAAGCTCTTTACAAGTCAGGAGATGTA TCACAGATTCAGCCGTTACGCTTACTAGTTCCTGAGAAATACCCACATTCACCAATACTTATTGAAAACATCCCCTTTGACGCCAG TGTAAACAAACCTGAGGATTTGTCCGCTAGAACCAGATCGAGATTCGGTTTGTCTATGAAGGAGTTTTCAGAACCGATGTCTCTAACAGAAATAGCACAAGCATGGGATGCTTGTGCAAGGGCGACGATGGCTGAGTACGCTGAGCGGCATGGTGGAGGTACTTTTAGTTCTAAGTATGGTCATTGGGAGCCTGTTTTGAGAGCTTGA
- the LOC108852912 gene encoding uncharacterized protein LOC108852912 produces the protein MGRWVRPEVYPLLGAMGFVTSMVVFQLTRNALLNPDCRISKENRKMGILENEDEGEKYAQHNLRKYLRTRPPQVMPSLNRFFSQEDN, from the exons ATGGGGCGCTGGGTGAGACCTGAG gTGTACCCTCTTCTTGGAGCAATGGGATTTGTTACATCTATGGTTGTGTTTCAACTCACAAGGAATGCATTATTAAACCCTGACTGCAG gATAAGTAAAGAGAATAGAAAAATGGGAATTCTGGAAAATGAAGATGAAGGAGAAAAATATGCACAACACAATCTTCGCAAGTATTTGAGGACCCGTCCGCCTCAAGTTATGCCTTCTCTCAATCGTTTCTTCTCTCAGGAGGACAATTAA